A section of the Delphinus delphis chromosome 1, mDelDel1.2, whole genome shotgun sequence genome encodes:
- the PSMB4 gene encoding proteasome subunit beta type-4: MEALLESRCGPAPGQFYRIPPTPGSSVDPASALYGGPITRTQNPMVTGTSVLGVKFEGGVVIAADMLGSYGSLARFRNISRIMRVNNSTMLGASGDYADFQYLKQVLGQMVIDEELLGDGHSYSPKAIHSWLTRATYSRRSKMNPLWNTMVIGGYADGESFLGYVDMLGVAYEAPSVATGYGAYLAQPLLREVLEKKPVLSQTEAQELVERCMRVLYYRDARSYNRFQIATVTEKGVEIEGPLSAETSWDIAHMISGFE, from the exons ATGGAAGCGCTTTTGGAGTCGCGGTGCGGACCGGCCCCTGGGCAGTTTTACCGCATCCCGCCCACTCCCGGTTCCTCTGTGGATCCGGCGTCCGCGCTCTACGGGGGTCCGATTACGCGCACCCA GAACCCCATGGTGACCGGGACCTCGGTCCTGGGCGTCAAGTTTGAGGGCGGAGTGGTGATTGCAGCAGACATGCTGGGCTCCTACGGCTCCTTGGCTCGTTTCCGCAACATCTCTCGCATTATGCGAGTCAACAACAGCACCATGCTGGGTGCTTCCGGAGACTACGCTGATTTCCAATATTTGAAGCAAGTTCTCGGCCAAATGGT GATCGATGAGGAGCTGTTGGGAGATGGACACAGCTATAGCCCTAAAGCTATTCATTCATGGCTGACCAGGGCTACGTACAGCCGGCGCTCCAAGATGAACCCCCTGTGGAACACCATGGTCATTGGAGGCTATGCTGATGGAGAGAG CTTCCTGGGTTACGTGGACATGCTTGGTGTAGCCTATGAAGCCCCTTCGGTGGCCACCGGTTATGGTGCATACTTGGCTCAG CCTCTGCTGCGAGAAGTTCTGGAGAAGAAGCCAGTGCTGAGCCAGACTGAGGCCCAAGAGCTAGTGGAACGCTGCATGCGAGTGCTGTACTATCGAGATGCCCGTTCTTATAACCGG TTTCAAATCGCCACTGTAACTGAAAAAGGTGTTGAAATAGAGGGACCCCTGTCTGCAGAGACCAGCTGGGATATTGCCCACATGATCAG TGGCTTTGAATGA